Genomic DNA from uncultured Jannaschia sp.:
GCGCCTGTTCGAGAAGCTCTGGGAGGGCGGGGTGCATATCGTCACCACGTCGAACCGCGTGCCGGACGATCTCTACAAGAACGGGCTGAACCGGGCGCTGTTCCTGCCCTTCATCGAGATGGTGAAGACCCGGATGATCGTCCACCACCTCGACGCGCCGACCGATTACCGGCAGGGGCGGCTGGCCGGGGTGCAGACCTATTTCGTCGGGGGCGGCCCACTGGACGAGATCTGGGCGGATCTGTCGGACGGGCGGTCGGAAGGGCTGACGCTGCGGGTGAAGGGGCGGGAGTTGCGGCTGGACGATTTCGCATCCGGCGTCGCGCGCGCGTCCTTTGCAGAGCTGTGCGGCCGCCCGCTCGGGGCCGCGGATTACCTCGCGCTGGCGCGGGCGGTCCGGGTCCTGATCCTGACCGACGTGCCGGTGCTCGACCGGGCTCATGGCAACGAGGCGCGCCGCTTCGTGACGCTGATCGACGCGCTCTACGAGGCGGGCGTGCGCCTGATCGTCAGCGCCGAGGCCGAACCCGAGGCCCTGTCCGGCAAGGACGTGTTCGAGTTCGAACGCACCGCCTCGCGCCTGCGGGAGATGCAGGCCGAGGGCTGGGGCGCGGCCTAGCCGGGGATCATCCGCATCAGCGCCTCGCCCGCATGGTGCGCGCCGCCCCGCACGGTGACTTCGCGAACGACATCCAATCCCTTGATGATGCGGCGATCCGGCCAGAAGAACACCCGGTCGTTGAGCATCGCCAGCCACGCCTCCGGCGTCAGCCCATCTTCGAGCTTCGTCGCCAGCTTCCGGAGGCTCAGAGGGCCGTTGTCCGTGATCGTGATCGGCGTCCCGTCGGGGAGCGTGGCCGCCACGGGTCGGGCGCGGCGCCCGGCAAGGTCGACGCCCGTCCGCGCGCCGATCTGCGCGGCGGTCAGCAGACCGTGACGCCGGATACCCTCCGCCGACCCCGGCTGCGAGACGCGCCAGAGGATCGGGAACCGGTCGGCGAAGGCCTCGGGCGTCATCCGTGGCGGCGCGCTTCGGACAGCGCCGACATCGGCAGCGGGCCGCAGGGGTTCGACGGATCGGGCGAGATCCGGAGCGGGGTGGCGGGCGGCACGCCGCTCTCGTCGATGAAGACGCCGTCGACGCAGATGTCCTGCGCCCGGTTGCCGCCGTTGAAGCCGAAGCCCGGATCGCCGCAATCATCCGCGAAGCCGTTGGCGTTCCATTCCTGGTAGGTGCCGTTTGCCGGCTCGCCCCCCATGGGAAAGGCCAGCCGGTCCGCATCGAAGCGCAGCGTCCATGCGGTCTCGGGCGTTCGGTCGGCCAGCGTCCAACGGCCCAGCACGGCGTCGCCGCGCAGCCCCGTGATCGCGAATTCGGTGATGTCGGCTTCGGTCAGGATGCCCGTCGCGCCGTCGGGATAGGAGATCCTCCCCTCGATCCGGTATCCCTCGGACCCGATCCAGCAGAACGCGTGGGTGGCGGCGTGGGCAGGCGCGACAAGGGTGGCGAGGACGAGGGCGAGGCGGATCATGGGCGATCTATCGACGCGGGCGCGGGCCGGATCAAGACGCGGAAACGCCGCGGGCCGCCCGGCAGGGGGCGGCCCGTAGACGTCGGAGTGAGGGGATCACCAGTCGCCGGGACCACGATCGCGGAAGCTCTCGACGAGGAAGTCGATGAAGGCGCGGACCTTGGGCTGGGTGTAGCGGCCCGGCGGATAGACCGCGTAGACGCCCTGCACCTCGGGGGCATGGTTCTCGATGGCGGGGACGAGCTTCCCCTCCTTCATGGCGTCCGCGTAGAGGAAGTCCGGCAGGAACGCGATCCCGAGGCCGTTGCAGGCCGCGTTCAGGAGCGATTGCCCGTCATTCACCGTCAGCCACCCGGCCGAGCGCACCTGGCGCTTCTCGCCCGAGGGGGCGGTCAGCTTCCAGACCGAGCCGTTGGCCTGGTTGGAATAGTGCAGCAGCTTGTGGTCGTTGAGGTCGTCGATCCGCTGCGGGCGACCATATTCCTCGAGGTATTCGGGCGAGGCGATCATCTGCTTGTGCGTCTCGGCCAACTTGCGGGCCCGCATCGAGCTGTCTTCCAGGTCGCCGATCCGCACGGCGAGGTCGAACCCTTCCGAGATCAGCTCCACGTAGCGGTTGTTGAGGACCATGTTGACGGTGATGTCGGGGTATTCGTGCAGGAAGCCCCCGAGGATCGGGCTCAGGTGATTGACCCCGAAATCGGTGGCGACCGACACCCGCAGCACGCCCGAAGGCGCCGATTGCATCGAGGTCACCAGCGCATCCGCCTCGCCCGCGTCGTTCAACACGCGGCGGGCGCGGTCGTAATAGGCCAGGCCGATTTCCGTCGGGCTGACGCGGCGGGTCGTGCGGTTGAGGAGCCGGGCGCCCAGCCGCGTCTCGAGCGAGGATACATGCTTCGAGACGGCGGATTTGGAGATGCCGAGCTTCTTGGCGGCATCGGTGAAGCCGCCCTGGTCGACGACCGTGGCAAAAGCTTCCATTTCAGACAGGCGATCCATTTGGCAGACCCTTCGGCAAACATACTGGTTGGTCATCAGTAGTGCCGTCCGATTGCGGCCTTTCCTTGCCTCATGTCGGTCACGGACGGGATCGTTTCTGGATTTAAGCGGGGCAGATCGTGGCGCGCGCCGGGCGGTAAGTAGTTGTTAACCTTTAAGTTCCGTTGGTCGCCTGTATTCACAAAGCCTCAATCCGGTGCCTCTAGGGCTCGGAGGGATGTCCGATCCTGCCCCGATCCATGCCGATGCGCCCTATCCCGTTCCGGCGAACGAATGCGCGCGCGGCCATGTCATCGCCGAACTCGACCTGCCGCGCCGCGCGGACGATCCCTTCTTCGCCCATGTCGTCGAACTGGCACGGAGGATCTTCGACGCGCCGGTGGCCTTCATCTCGCTGATCTCAGGCGAGGAGCAGCGCTTCCTGCGAATCGACGGCATGGACCTCGAGGGGACGCCGCGGACCCATTCGATGTGCGCCTACACGGTGGCCGCGCGCCGGACGATCGTCTCGGGCGACACGCATGACGACCCCCGCTTCCGCGACCATCCTGTCGTGGCCGGACCGCCCCATGTGCGCTTCTCGGCCAGCGCGCCGGTGATCCTCTCGTCGGGGTTCTGCCTCGGCACGGTCTGTGCGGTCGATCTGGTGCCCCACGATCCTCCAACGCCATCGCAGATCGCCCAGCTGGACGCGCTGGCCGGCATGGTCGCGCGCTTCTACGAAGTCCCGCTCGAGCCCGATCCGGCCCATGCCCACCGCCTCCGTGCCATCGCGTCCGAGGCGCAGGACGCATTTCTCGACCTGATCGGGCACGAATTGCGGACGCCGCTCAACGGCATCATGGGGCTGGCCGAATGCCTTGCGCCCGCCGATCCGGGCGAGGCGGAGGTCGTCGCCGCCCTCAAGGGATCGACGGAGCATCTCGGCGCGATCGTCGAGAGCATCCTGTCCTTTACCGAACTGCGCTCGGGCGATGTGGCGCTGAACGAGGCGCCGGCGCGGATCGACATGCTCGTCACCCGGGCCGTCGACCGGATGCGCAGGCTGGCGGCGGCGCGGGGCACATCGGTCGCTCTTCACCTGCCGGACAGCGAGGCGCGCCCGCTGATCGATGCCGCGAAGCTGGAGCTCGCGATCACCTGCCTTCTCGACAACGTGCTGGCTCATGGCGGCGGCCAGGCGGTCGTGACCGTCACGACGGATCGCAGCGCCGGCATCCAGATCACCGTGCAGGACGACGGCGCGGGCATCCCCGACGCCCAGCAGGCCCGGATCTGGTCCGCTTTCGCGGTCGGCGCCGATCTGCACACACGCGCCACCGATGGGCTGGGCCTCGGTCTGCCGCTCGCGCATCGCATCGCCGAGCTGCATGGCGGCACGCTGACCCTCCAGCCCGCGACCACCGGCATTTCGGTCGTGATGACCCTTCCGGGATGGCGCATGGCGGCTTGATGGTCCGACACACCGAAGGGCAGCGACAGGACGGGCTGGCCCATAACCGGCCGTGCGAGACGCGGCATGCCTGACATGCCGTTCGGCGGCCCTGTTCCTGTCTGGGACCGAAGGGCCCGAGCCGGCCTTGCGAACATATTCGCCAAGGATGCCGCGCCGACCTCTTGCTGACGTGGTCGGGCCCGAAGGCTCTAGAAGGTCGCGGCCAGCCGCGCGCCCTGGTCGATGGCGCGCTTGGCGTCGAGTTCGGCGGCGACGTCGGCCCCTCCGATGACGTGGCAGGCGATGCCCTCGGCCTCGAGCGCATCCGCAAGCCCGCGTTCCGGCACCTGCCCCGCGCAGAGGACGATCGTATCCGCCTCGATCAGGGTCGGGCGCTCGCGCGCCTCGCCGAAGCTGATCTCCAGCCCCGCGGGCACGATCCGCTCGTAATTCACGCCGCCGACCATCTGCACATCCTTCATCGCCAACGATGCGCGGTGGATCCAGCCGGTCGTCTTGCCCAGTCGCTTGCCCAGCTTCTCGGACTTGCGCTGCAGAAGCGTGATGTGCCGCGCCGACGGCTCGGGCCGCGGACCCTCGGGCTCCAGCCCGCCGCGGTGATCCTCGGGATCGGCCACGCCCCATTCGCGCAGCCAGGCGTCCAGGTCCTCGGTCGTGCTTTCGCCGCCGTCATGGGTCAGGAAATCGGCAGTGTCGAACCCGATCCCGCCCGCACCGATCACGGCCACGCGCGCCCCGACCTCGGCCCCGCCGCGCAGCACATCGATATAGCTCAGGACGTTCGGGCCGTCCTGCCCCTCGATGCCCGGATCACGGGGCGACACGCCGGTCGCGATCACAACCTCGTCGGCCCCGCGCAGGTCGTCCACCGAGGGCGCGGCGCCAAGCTTCAGCTCGATCGACGGGTGTTCAACCATGCGCGCCATCCAGTCGACGAGCCCGACGAACTCCTCCTTGCCGGGGATGACCTTGGCCATATTGAGCTGGCCGCCGACCTCGCCCGCCTTGTCCCAGAGCGTGACGCGGTGGCCGCGCTCTGCGGCGACCATGGCCACGGTGACGCCCGCCGCACCGGCACCGACGACGGCGACGTGGCGGGGCGTTTCGGCCGGGTCGTAGCGCAGCTCCGTCTCGTGGCAGGCGCGCGGGTTCACGAGGCAGGACGAGATCTTGCCCCCGAAGGTGTGATCGAGGCAGGCTTGGTTGCAGGCGATGCAGGGCGCGATCTCGGCGGCGCGCCCGGCGGCGGCCTTGGCCACGAAATGCGAATCTGCAAGGAATGGCCGCGCCATCGAGATCATATCGGCAGAGCCGTCGGCGAGTACGGCCTCGGCCACCTCGGGCGTGTTGATCCGGTTCGACGTGATGACCGGGATCGAGACCTCGCCCATCAGCTTCTTCGTCACCCAGGTGAACGCGCGGCGCGGCACGCTTGTCGCGATGGTCGGGATGCGCGCCTCGTGCCAGCCGATGCCGGTATTGAGGATCGTCGCGCCCGCCGCTTCGATCTTGCCGGCCAGTGCCACGACCTCGTCCCAGGTCTGGCCCTTGGGGATGAGGTCGATCATCGACAGCCGGTAGATCAGGATGAAGTCCTGGCCCACCGCCTCGCGAACGCGCCGGACCACCTCGACGGGAAGGCGCTGGCGGTTCTCGAGCGAGTCGCCCCAGCGGTCGGTGCGCCGGTTGGTGTGCTCGACGAGGAACTGGTTGAGGAAATACCCCTCGGACCCCATCACCTCGACGCCATCATACCCGGCCTCGCGGGCGCGGGCGGCGGCGGTCGCGATATCGGCGATCTGCTTTTCGATCCCGTCCTCGTCCAGCTCCTTCGGGGGGAAGGGCGAGATCGGCGACTTGATGGGCGAGGGCGCCACGCAATCGGGCGAGTAGGCGTAGCGTCCGGCATGGAGGATCTGCATCGCGATCTTGCCGCCCGCGTCGTGGACCCGGTCGGTGACGATGCGATGATTGGCGATGTCCGCGTCCGAGAAGAGGCCCGCAGCCCCCGGAAAGACGCCGCCCTCGCGGTTCGGGGACATGCCGCCGGTGACCATCAGGCCGACGCCGCCCTCGGCGCGTTCGGCATAGAAGGTCGCGACGCGGTTCCAGTCCTTCGTCTCCTCGAGGCCGGTATGCATCGACCCCATCAGCACGCGGTTCCGGAGCGTCGTGAAGCCGAGATCGAGCGGCTCGAGCAGGCGGGGATAATCGGTCATGCGGGCGTCCTCCTGGTTGGGGGATGTGCCGCCCGGCGCGCAAAGTCACGCTGGACGCGGCGTCAGACGGTCATTCGGTCGAGGCGACATGGGCGCGGAAGGACCGCTTGAGGATGTCCAGTTCGTCGCGCATCGCGTCCAGTTCGGCGCGCAGGTCGGTCTCGGCATCGAGGCCGCAAATCACCGTCACGCGGTCGAGGATGACGCCGTCACCGGTGCGGATCGAGACGGTGCGCGTCCCCTCGGTCAGAAGGCTCGGATCGAGCTCGGCTTCGACCTGCCAGCCGCCATCGACTGGGGCGGGGGTCAGGTGACCGGTGATGTCGGAGCCGATCAGCAGCTCGAGCGGCGGCGGATCGCCCGCGCCGGTCAACAGACCGCGATAGGTGCCGCCGACGATCCCGGCGCGGTGGAGAACCCAATCCATGCGATCCCTCCTTCTACAGGTCGGCGCGGGGGCGCCGCGTGACGGTCATGTCGGCGATATCGACCCGGTTCATCGCGGGCCGCTCGAAGATCAGGTCGATCCAGGCATGCTCCAGCCGGGTCGGGTTGATCTCCTGGAAGCCGAGGTCGAATTCGGCGGTGACCGGGCTGTCGGGCCGGTTGCCGGGGGAGAGCTCGCTGACAAGCTGTTCGGTGTTGGGACCGTGGCGGACGTTCAGGCGGACGAACATTTCGGCGGGCCGCTCGCGGCGCAGGGTAAGCGTGACGCGGACGATATGGCTGGTCCGGAGCGTGGTCGCGCCGTCGGGGGGCAGGTCGAGCGCCAGCGACAGGAACGACCCGTCGAAGCGCAGCGCGTCGAGCGACAGCGCGTAGGGCGCGACGGCAAGGGGATCGGTGCTGCGCCGCTGGCGGAGCGTGATCTCGGAGAGGGGGCAGTCGTGAAAGAGCGTGACGCCGGGCGCGAGCGTCGTGCCGCCCGCCGCGCCCGAGATGCAGGCAGGGTCGAGCGCCGCCGACCACGGCAGCGGCCGCCACGCCCAGTCGCATTGCGCGGGGCGCGCGATGCCGTCCTCATCCATCCGGGGGCGCTTCATGCGGGCCTCGGACGCGTCGGCGATCCGGCGTGCCTGGGCGGCGACATCGCGGGCGACGGGGCCCAGCGCGGCCAGATCGGTCGTTCGCATCGTCGTGACGGCCCCGGCCGCCGCGCGCCACGCATCCGCCGCGCGCTGGCGGCGGAGGGCGTCGATCAGGCGCGGAAGCCGCGGGGCCATGTCAGAGGTCCATGTAGACGTGCGCCTCCTGCGCGCCGCCGGGATGGGTCGGGGCGCCGGCCTTGGCCGAGCCGACGAGCTGCGCGTATTTCCACAACGCGCCCGAGGCGTAGATCGTCTTGCGCGGCCCGGACCAGTCGGCGCGCCGTGCCTCCAGTTCTTCGTCCGTCAGGTCGACCGAAATTGTGCCCTCGATGGCGTTGAGCGTGATGACGTCGCCATCCTTCAGCATCGCGATGGGGCCGCCATGGGCGGCTTCGGGGCCGACATGGCCGACGCAGAAGCCACGCGTGGCCCCGGAGAAGCGCCCGTCGGTAATGAGCGCGACCTTCTTGCCCATCCCCTGACCCGAAAGCGCGGCGGTCGTGGCCAGCATCTCGCGCATGCCGGGGCCGCCCGCGGGGCCCTCGTTGCGAATGACGATAACCTCGCCCTCCTCGTACTGCCGCGCCTTCACGGCCTCGAAGGCGTCTTCCTCGCATTCGAAGACGCGCGCGGGGCCGGTGAAGAGCTGGTGCTGCGCCTCCATGCCCGCGACCTTCACGATGGCGCCGTCGGGCGCGAGGTTACCCTTGAGGCCGACGACGCCGCCCGTCTTGGTGATCGGGGTCTCGACCGGGTAGATCACCTTGCCATCCGCCTCGCCGCGCGTCTCGTCGATGACTTCGCCCATGGTCTTGCCGGTGGCTGTCATGCAGTCCTCGTGGATGAGGCCGGCTTTGCCCAGCTCCTTCATCACGATCGGCACGCCACCCGCCTCGTAGAGGTCCTTGGCCACGTATTGGCCGCCGGGCTTCAGGTCGACGAAATAGGGCGTGTCGCGGAAGATGTCGCAGACATCGCCGAGGTCGAAATCGATCCCCGCCTCGTGGGCGATGGCAGGCAGGTGCAGCCCGGCATTGGTCGAGCCGCCGGTGCAGGCGACAACCCGCGCGGCATTCTCGAGCGACTTGCGGGTGACGACGTCGCGGGCGCGAATATTCTTCTCGATCAGGTTCATGACGGCGACGCCGGATGCGATGGAGTACTGGTCCCGGCTCTCGTAGGGGGCGGGCGCGCCCGACGAGTTCGGCAGCGCCAGCCCGATCGCCTCGGACACGCAGGCCATGGTGTTGGCAGTGAACTGCCCGCCGCAGGCGCCCGCGCT
This window encodes:
- the zapE gene encoding cell division protein ZapE, translating into MTTLPELYAARVADGRLTRDPAQEAALEVLERIRAKLAEPEKRGLFSRRRAPEGPMGAYLWGGVGRGKSMLMDLFHEASPVPSRRVHFHAFMQEMHEALHEARATGQRDALAPFAEGVTNTVRVLCFDEMQITDITDAMMVGRLFEKLWEGGVHIVTTSNRVPDDLYKNGLNRALFLPFIEMVKTRMIVHHLDAPTDYRQGRLAGVQTYFVGGGPLDEIWADLSDGRSEGLTLRVKGRELRLDDFASGVARASFAELCGRPLGAADYLALARAVRVLILTDVPVLDRAHGNEARRFVTLIDALYEAGVRLIVSAEAEPEALSGKDVFEFERTASRLREMQAEGWGAA
- a CDS encoding LysR family transcriptional regulator; translated protein: MDRLSEMEAFATVVDQGGFTDAAKKLGISKSAVSKHVSSLETRLGARLLNRTTRRVSPTEIGLAYYDRARRVLNDAGEADALVTSMQSAPSGVLRVSVATDFGVNHLSPILGGFLHEYPDITVNMVLNNRYVELISEGFDLAVRIGDLEDSSMRARKLAETHKQMIASPEYLEEYGRPQRIDDLNDHKLLHYSNQANGSVWKLTAPSGEKRQVRSAGWLTVNDGQSLLNAACNGLGIAFLPDFLYADAMKEGKLVPAIENHAPEVQGVYAVYPPGRYTQPKVRAFIDFLVESFRDRGPGDW
- a CDS encoding GAF domain-containing sensor histidine kinase, with product MSDPAPIHADAPYPVPANECARGHVIAELDLPRRADDPFFAHVVELARRIFDAPVAFISLISGEEQRFLRIDGMDLEGTPRTHSMCAYTVAARRTIVSGDTHDDPRFRDHPVVAGPPHVRFSASAPVILSSGFCLGTVCAVDLVPHDPPTPSQIAQLDALAGMVARFYEVPLEPDPAHAHRLRAIASEAQDAFLDLIGHELRTPLNGIMGLAECLAPADPGEAEVVAALKGSTEHLGAIVESILSFTELRSGDVALNEAPARIDMLVTRAVDRMRRLAAARGTSVALHLPDSEARPLIDAAKLELAITCLLDNVLAHGGGQAVVTVTTDRSAGIQITVQDDGAGIPDAQQARIWSAFAVGADLHTRATDGLGLGLPLAHRIAELHGGTLTLQPATTGISVVMTLPGWRMAA
- a CDS encoding NADPH-dependent 2,4-dienoyl-CoA reductase, translated to MTDYPRLLEPLDLGFTTLRNRVLMGSMHTGLEETKDWNRVATFYAERAEGGVGLMVTGGMSPNREGGVFPGAAGLFSDADIANHRIVTDRVHDAGGKIAMQILHAGRYAYSPDCVAPSPIKSPISPFPPKELDEDGIEKQIADIATAAARAREAGYDGVEVMGSEGYFLNQFLVEHTNRRTDRWGDSLENRQRLPVEVVRRVREAVGQDFILIYRLSMIDLIPKGQTWDEVVALAGKIEAAGATILNTGIGWHEARIPTIATSVPRRAFTWVTKKLMGEVSIPVITSNRINTPEVAEAVLADGSADMISMARPFLADSHFVAKAAAGRAAEIAPCIACNQACLDHTFGGKISSCLVNPRACHETELRYDPAETPRHVAVVGAGAAGVTVAMVAAERGHRVTLWDKAGEVGGQLNMAKVIPGKEEFVGLVDWMARMVEHPSIELKLGAAPSVDDLRGADEVVIATGVSPRDPGIEGQDGPNVLSYIDVLRGGAEVGARVAVIGAGGIGFDTADFLTHDGGESTTEDLDAWLREWGVADPEDHRGGLEPEGPRPEPSARHITLLQRKSEKLGKRLGKTTGWIHRASLAMKDVQMVGGVNYERIVPAGLEISFGEARERPTLIEADTIVLCAGQVPERGLADALEAEGIACHVIGGADVAAELDAKRAIDQGARLAATF
- a CDS encoding DUF6478 family protein; the encoded protein is MAPRLPRLIDALRRQRAADAWRAAAGAVTTMRTTDLAALGPVARDVAAQARRIADASEARMKRPRMDEDGIARPAQCDWAWRPLPWSAALDPACISGAAGGTTLAPGVTLFHDCPLSEITLRQRRSTDPLAVAPYALSLDALRFDGSFLSLALDLPPDGATTLRTSHIVRVTLTLRRERPAEMFVRLNVRHGPNTEQLVSELSPGNRPDSPVTAEFDLGFQEINPTRLEHAWIDLIFERPAMNRVDIADMTVTRRPRADL
- the ilvD gene encoding dihydroxy-acid dehydratase, which produces MLKAPTDKTNLPSRHVTEGPARAPHRSYFYAMGLGDEEIHQPWVGVATCWNEAAPCNIALNRQAQAVKLGVKQGGGTPREFTTITVTDGIAMGHEGMRSSLASREAIADTVELTMRGHCYDAIVGLAGCDKSLPGMMMAMVRLNTPSVFIYGGSILPGRAPAGADIPEQYRDRDLTVQDMFEAVGNHQAGNLSDAALEILERVACPSAGACGGQFTANTMACVSEAIGLALPNSSGAPAPYESRDQYSIASGVAVMNLIEKNIRARDVVTRKSLENAARVVACTGGSTNAGLHLPAIAHEAGIDFDLGDVCDIFRDTPYFVDLKPGGQYVAKDLYEAGGVPIVMKELGKAGLIHEDCMTATGKTMGEVIDETRGEADGKVIYPVETPITKTGGVVGLKGNLAPDGAIVKVAGMEAQHQLFTGPARVFECEEDAFEAVKARQYEEGEVIVIRNEGPAGGPGMREMLATTAALSGQGMGKKVALITDGRFSGATRGFCVGHVGPEAAHGGPIAMLKDGDVITLNAIEGTISVDLTDEELEARRADWSGPRKTIYASGALWKYAQLVGSAKAGAPTHPGGAQEAHVYMDL